A region from the Catellatospora sp. TT07R-123 genome encodes:
- a CDS encoding response regulator transcription factor, translating into MKPEQGEQRRLLVVDDEPTIVSLLSASLRFVGFDVRTAATGAQALAVAAEFKPELLVLDVMLPDCDGFEVVRRLRSSGAHVPVLFLTARDGVQDKITGLTVGGDDYVTKPFSLEEVVARIRAVLRRTYAGAALPSDDSTLRFADLELDEETHDVRRAGKLIRLSPTEFKLLHYLLTNADRVVSKAQILDHVWRYDFGGDARIVESYISLLRRKVDTVDPPLIHTLRGFGYSLRLPRS; encoded by the coding sequence TCGTGGTCGACGACGAGCCGACGATCGTGTCGCTGCTCTCGGCCAGCCTGCGGTTCGTGGGCTTCGACGTCCGCACCGCCGCCACCGGCGCCCAGGCGCTGGCGGTGGCCGCCGAGTTCAAGCCCGAGCTGCTCGTGCTCGACGTGATGCTGCCTGACTGCGACGGCTTCGAGGTGGTCCGCCGCCTGCGCTCCTCCGGCGCCCACGTGCCCGTGCTGTTCCTCACCGCCCGCGACGGCGTGCAGGACAAGATCACCGGCCTGACCGTCGGCGGCGACGACTACGTGACCAAGCCGTTCAGCCTGGAGGAGGTCGTCGCCCGCATCCGGGCCGTGCTGCGGCGCACCTATGCCGGGGCGGCCCTGCCCAGCGACGACTCCACCCTGCGCTTCGCCGACCTCGAACTCGACGAGGAGACCCACGACGTGCGCCGGGCGGGCAAGCTGATCCGGCTCAGCCCGACCGAGTTCAAACTGCTGCACTACCTGCTCACCAACGCCGACCGGGTGGTCAGCAAGGCGCAGATCCTCGACCACGTGTGGCGCTACGACTTCGGCGGCGACGCGCGGATCGTGGAGTCGTACATCTCGCTGCTGCGCCGCAAGGTCGACACCGTCGACCCGCCGCTCATCCACACGCTGCGCGGCTTCGGCTACTCGCTGCGGCTGCCCCGCTCGTGA